A genomic window from Pyxidicoccus trucidator includes:
- a CDS encoding FecR domain-containing protein, whose translation MARHEVQALWALAAGELDAAARARVEAHVAGCPSCSAQLEQVKQSRGVLHEARAVTPDVRWGVVDAGLRSEAARRMTAAAPRSRLPWALALAGACAAMLGFWMLRTPEVAPGGPGVPVATLPASQTGTAVATAQAVLEGGSAPDTAQAESTSGAVVREVGGTERALQTGAKLRSGVAVRTPARSTALLRLPDASRVRLSEGSDVELSRAEARDVHLTVRQGRLSVQASHAERQGFTVEAAGLRVSVVGTVFTVERTEHGAAVAVAEGQVRVEVEGQPTRLVGAGERVELDARERTLKHEPVSEPDQRAFEALSAPVPQQGDTATTAEAIAAVAPTTDAPSALTADAVAPAALATEAPSAKKPAVATQPKSRGERQQVATTVPRAGGKPRERVASATPTVAPPAPEKTVVAAPPAPAPVVVAAAPPVTGPDQEFAPYPARSVTESLPPKTAPAPVPPPVAVAEAPAKEKKKKEPLIPMALMSKDADERFLGYARLQLSPRTCESFLVGLEEIAQRSPRDSHREQARYLRARCFEEKLQPKAAKGEYRQYLNEFPRGRYAREANTALLP comes from the coding sequence ATGGCGCGCCATGAGGTCCAGGCCCTGTGGGCGCTGGCGGCGGGCGAGCTGGACGCAGCGGCCCGGGCACGCGTGGAGGCGCACGTGGCCGGGTGCCCGTCGTGCTCGGCCCAGCTGGAGCAGGTGAAGCAATCCCGCGGCGTGCTGCACGAGGCGCGTGCGGTGACACCGGACGTGCGCTGGGGCGTGGTGGACGCGGGGCTCCGTTCCGAGGCGGCGCGGCGGATGACGGCGGCGGCACCCAGGTCCCGGCTGCCGTGGGCACTGGCGCTCGCGGGGGCCTGCGCGGCGATGCTCGGCTTCTGGATGTTGCGGACTCCGGAGGTGGCGCCGGGCGGGCCGGGGGTTCCCGTGGCGACGCTACCGGCGTCCCAGACGGGTACAGCGGTGGCCACGGCGCAGGCGGTGCTCGAGGGCGGCAGCGCCCCGGACACGGCCCAGGCGGAGAGCACCTCGGGCGCGGTGGTGCGCGAGGTGGGTGGCACGGAGCGGGCGTTGCAGACGGGAGCGAAGCTGCGCTCGGGGGTGGCGGTCCGGACGCCCGCGCGCTCCACGGCGCTGCTGCGGCTGCCGGATGCGAGCCGGGTGCGGCTGTCGGAGGGCTCGGACGTGGAGCTGTCCCGTGCGGAGGCGCGCGACGTCCACCTCACGGTGCGGCAGGGCCGGCTCTCGGTGCAGGCGTCACATGCGGAGCGGCAGGGCTTCACGGTGGAGGCCGCGGGCCTGCGCGTGTCGGTGGTGGGCACGGTCTTCACGGTGGAGCGCACGGAGCACGGCGCGGCGGTGGCCGTGGCTGAAGGTCAGGTGCGCGTGGAGGTGGAAGGACAGCCCACGCGGCTGGTGGGCGCGGGTGAGCGGGTGGAGCTGGACGCGCGGGAGAGGACGCTGAAGCACGAGCCGGTGTCCGAGCCCGACCAGCGGGCCTTCGAGGCGCTGAGCGCGCCCGTCCCGCAACAGGGAGACACGGCGACCACGGCCGAGGCCATCGCCGCGGTGGCTCCGACGACGGATGCTCCGTCCGCGCTCACGGCTGACGCGGTCGCGCCCGCGGCGCTGGCGACGGAGGCCCCATCCGCGAAGAAGCCGGCGGTGGCCACGCAGCCGAAGTCGCGCGGAGAGCGGCAGCAGGTGGCGACCACGGTGCCTCGCGCGGGAGGAAAGCCGCGGGAGCGCGTGGCGTCCGCTACTCCCACGGTGGCCCCCCCTGCCCCCGAGAAGACGGTAGTCGCGGCGCCTCCAGCACCGGCCCCGGTGGTGGTGGCCGCCGCGCCGCCCGTGACGGGCCCCGACCAGGAGTTCGCCCCCTACCCCGCGCGGTCCGTGACGGAGTCGCTGCCGCCCAAGACGGCCCCGGCGCCAGTGCCGCCTCCCGTGGCGGTGGCGGAGGCGCCAGCGAAGGAAAAGAAGAAGAAGGAGCCGCTGATTCCGATGGCGCTGATGTCGAAGGACGCGGACGAGCGGTTCCTCGGGTACGCGCGGCTGCAGCTCAGCCCCCGCACGTGCGAGAGCTTCCTGGTGGGACTGGAAGAAATCGCGCAGCGAAGCCCGCGTGATTCGCACCGTGAGCAGGCCCGCTACCTGCGCGCCCGCTGCTTCGAGGAGAAGCTCCAGCCGAAGGCGGCCAAGGGCGAGTACCGCCAGTACCTCAACGAGTTCCCCCGGGGTCGCTACGCGCGCGAGGCCAACACCGCGCTGCTGCCCTGA
- a CDS encoding crotonase/enoyl-CoA hydratase family protein, which yields MSVRIAKNGPVTTVVLHRPEVRNAVDGPTAQELSAAFRAFDADPDSRVGVLYGDGGTFCAGADLKAVSEGRLPRLAPDGDGPMGPSRLVLGKPVIAAISGHAVAGGLELALWCDLRVAEEDAVLGVFCRRWGVPLIDGGTVRLPRLIGLSRAMDLILTGRPVSAQEALAMGLVNRVVPKGRAREAAEALAREVAAFPQACMNADRASAYEQAGLGVEEALRQEFERGVKVLETESIAGATRFARGAGRHGKFE from the coding sequence ATGAGCGTGCGCATCGCGAAGAACGGCCCCGTCACCACCGTCGTCCTCCACCGTCCCGAGGTGCGCAACGCGGTGGACGGCCCCACGGCGCAGGAATTGTCGGCCGCCTTTCGCGCCTTCGACGCGGACCCGGACTCGCGCGTGGGCGTGCTGTACGGGGACGGCGGCACCTTCTGCGCGGGCGCGGACCTGAAGGCCGTCTCCGAGGGCCGGCTGCCCCGACTCGCCCCGGACGGCGACGGCCCCATGGGCCCCTCGCGCCTGGTGCTGGGCAAGCCCGTCATCGCGGCCATCTCCGGCCACGCGGTGGCGGGCGGCCTGGAGCTGGCCCTGTGGTGCGACTTGCGCGTGGCGGAGGAGGACGCCGTGCTCGGCGTCTTCTGCCGGCGCTGGGGTGTACCGCTCATCGATGGCGGAACTGTACGGCTCCCCCGGCTCATCGGCCTGTCGCGGGCCATGGACCTCATCCTCACCGGGCGGCCCGTGTCGGCCCAGGAGGCGCTGGCCATGGGCCTGGTCAACCGCGTGGTGCCGAAGGGCCGGGCCCGGGAGGCCGCCGAGGCGCTGGCCCGTGAGGTCGCCGCCTTCCCCCAGGCCTGCATGAACGCGGACCGGGCCTCGGCCTACGAGCAGGCGGGCCTGGGCGTCGAGGAAGCACTGCGTCAGGAGTTCGAGCGGGGCGTCAAGGTGCTGGAGACGGAGTCCATCGCTGGCGCCACCCGCTTCGCCCGGGGAGCGGGCCGGCACGGGAAGTTCGAGTAG
- a CDS encoding DUF7107 domain-containing protein translates to MRKTPAGRLLLPLLLSLVSTLSGCIIHENEDWYDDEYSYCYNDSDCSSDETCRSGSCRDLPLDARRCVTTIDCDGAEICINNVCLQPCSRDSQCGSGGKCSDHYCAPGTQDGGTRPDAGTRPDSGSDGGTRPDGGTRPDGGASDGGPGPIPDAGSTCRVNTDCGAGNYCINNQCLQGCTADRQCASTDACVFGVCRPRPQDPNACTSAYQCQDGKDCVDGQCRAACGSTTECPTEYTCQIGYCMPIPSGGECRANCDCPSGQVCTNGQCKSPQPDPGQACVANCDCPSGQVCTSGYCKSPTPPPPPPDAGSGPSCNANCDCPSGQVCTNGSCRTPTPPPAQDAGTSPVCRANCECPAGNVCTSGLCKPVNQGSGNACVANCECPAGERCVDNVCWL, encoded by the coding sequence ATGAGGAAGACCCCCGCAGGCAGGCTGCTGCTGCCGCTTTTGCTGTCGCTTGTCTCCACTCTCTCGGGCTGCATCATCCACGAGAACGAGGACTGGTACGACGACGAATACTCCTACTGCTACAACGACTCGGACTGTAGCAGCGATGAGACCTGTCGCTCCGGCTCGTGTCGGGACCTCCCCCTGGACGCGCGCCGCTGCGTCACCACCATCGACTGCGACGGCGCGGAGATCTGCATCAACAACGTCTGCCTCCAGCCCTGCTCGCGCGACTCGCAATGCGGCTCGGGCGGCAAGTGCTCCGACCACTACTGCGCGCCGGGCACGCAGGATGGCGGGACGCGCCCGGATGCTGGGACGCGGCCTGACAGCGGCAGCGACGGCGGCACGCGGCCCGACGGCGGTACCCGGCCGGATGGCGGCGCGTCCGACGGCGGGCCGGGGCCAATCCCGGACGCGGGCTCGACGTGCCGGGTGAACACGGACTGTGGCGCGGGGAACTACTGCATCAACAACCAGTGCTTGCAGGGCTGCACGGCGGACCGGCAGTGCGCCTCCACGGATGCGTGCGTCTTCGGCGTGTGCCGCCCCCGCCCGCAGGACCCGAACGCCTGCACCTCCGCCTACCAGTGCCAGGACGGCAAGGACTGCGTGGACGGCCAGTGCCGCGCGGCCTGCGGGTCCACCACCGAGTGCCCGACCGAGTACACCTGCCAGATTGGCTACTGCATGCCCATCCCCAGCGGGGGCGAGTGCCGCGCCAACTGCGACTGTCCCTCGGGCCAGGTCTGCACCAACGGCCAGTGCAAGTCGCCGCAGCCCGACCCGGGCCAGGCCTGCGTCGCCAACTGCGACTGCCCCTCCGGCCAGGTCTGCACCAGCGGCTACTGCAAGTCGCCCACGCCGCCGCCCCCGCCCCCCGACGCGGGCTCGGGCCCCTCGTGCAACGCCAACTGCGACTGCCCCTCCGGCCAGGTCTGCACCAATGGCTCCTGCAGGACGCCGACGCCTCCTCCCGCGCAGGACGCGGGCACCTCGCCGGTGTGCCGCGCCAACTGCGAGTGCCCCGCGGGCAATGTCTGCACCAGCGGCCTCTGCAAGCCCGTGAATCAGGGCAGCGGCAACGCGTGCGTGGCCAACTGCGAGTGCCCCGCCGGCGAGCGCTGCGTCGACAACGTCTGCTGGCTGTAG
- a CDS encoding DUF2147 domain-containing protein: MTASRWLGLATLTVLFATSALAEEASAVGKWTTIDDETKKPKSVIAIYEEGGKLFGKIEKIFPDPGKPENPVCDKCEGALKDQPIVGMVILRDLKKDDEEWTGGTILDPGNGKTYKAKISVEKGGKKLKVRGFVGMSLFGRTQHWVRAE, encoded by the coding sequence ATGACTGCAAGCCGTTGGTTGGGACTGGCCACGCTGACCGTGCTGTTCGCCACGAGCGCCCTGGCCGAGGAGGCGAGCGCGGTGGGGAAGTGGACGACCATCGATGACGAGACGAAGAAGCCGAAGTCCGTCATCGCCATCTACGAGGAGGGCGGCAAGCTGTTCGGGAAGATTGAGAAGATCTTCCCCGATCCCGGCAAGCCGGAGAACCCGGTCTGTGACAAGTGCGAGGGGGCGCTGAAGGACCAGCCCATCGTCGGAATGGTCATCCTGCGCGACCTCAAGAAGGACGACGAGGAGTGGACGGGGGGCACCATCCTCGACCCGGGCAACGGCAAGACCTACAAGGCCAAGATTTCCGTCGAGAAGGGCGGCAAGAAGCTGAAGGTCCGCGGCTTCGTCGGCATGTCCCTGTTCGGACGCACCCAGCACTGGGTCCGCGCCGAGTAG
- a CDS encoding RNA polymerase sigma factor: MAEVPALGERRGRGVPAPVASDEAQLQLLVRRIQEGDLTAFEQLYQLTRMDAVRTLRHLVGNRVEVEDLLQETYLRLLTAVKGYRGESRFRTFFYRVCSNVALSHLRWKRRRPEDSVAEPPEMVAQGDDPEHAAARRQAARLVEVALERLKPKKRIVFVYYELCGMTPDEIAEAVGSSPNTVRSRLHHARLEFNEAMQRLLAHRRPGGPHGAP, translated from the coding sequence TTGGCGGAAGTTCCCGCGCTGGGGGAGCGCCGCGGGCGGGGCGTGCCCGCGCCCGTGGCCTCGGACGAGGCCCAGCTCCAGCTGCTGGTGCGCCGTATCCAGGAGGGAGACCTCACCGCCTTCGAGCAGCTCTACCAGCTCACCCGGATGGACGCGGTGCGGACGCTGCGGCATCTGGTGGGCAACCGCGTGGAGGTGGAGGATCTGCTCCAGGAGACGTATCTGCGGCTGCTGACGGCGGTGAAGGGCTATCGGGGTGAGTCGCGCTTCCGGACGTTCTTCTACCGGGTGTGCTCGAACGTGGCGCTGTCGCACCTGCGCTGGAAGCGGCGGCGGCCGGAGGACTCCGTCGCGGAGCCTCCAGAAATGGTGGCGCAGGGTGACGACCCGGAGCACGCGGCGGCGCGGCGTCAGGCGGCCCGGTTGGTCGAGGTGGCGCTGGAGCGGCTGAAGCCGAAGAAGCGCATCGTCTTCGTGTACTACGAGCTGTGTGGGATGACTCCAGACGAAATCGCCGAGGCTGTGGGAAGCTCGCCCAACACCGTGCGCAGTCGCCTGCACCACGCGCGGCTGGAGTTCAACGAGGCCATGCAGCGACTGCTCGCCCATCGCCGACCGGGAGGTCCCCATGGCGCGCCATGA
- a CDS encoding class I SAM-dependent methyltransferase yields MADSEGNHGAQGAPDPAGMFANRLRKDAKHFRKWARAEGLTAFRVYDRDIPGYPYAVDLYGDCAHVVEYPRRRALKSGTAETQREEVLAAVTEVLGVPPERIFVKTHTPQPWGRSQYGRVGQGGSRMVVEEQGLKFWVNLGDYLDTGLFMDHRNTRARVREEAKGKRFLNLFAYTGAFTVYAAAGGAASTTTVDLSNTYLDWAEDNLDLNGLADARHELIRADAKAWVEAQAGEPARYDLVVCDPPSFSTSKKMSGSFNVQRDHPRLLAAISELLSPGGVLYFSTNFLGFELSDSAARGMEVEELTPDSIPEDFQRKEIHRCWRMVAP; encoded by the coding sequence ATGGCTGATTCAGAAGGGAACCACGGCGCGCAAGGGGCACCTGACCCGGCGGGGATGTTCGCGAACCGCCTGCGCAAGGACGCGAAGCACTTCCGCAAGTGGGCCAGGGCCGAGGGGCTGACGGCCTTCCGCGTCTACGACAGGGACATTCCCGGGTACCCGTACGCCGTGGACCTCTACGGCGACTGCGCGCACGTGGTGGAGTACCCGCGCCGCCGCGCCCTCAAGTCCGGCACCGCCGAGACGCAGCGCGAGGAGGTGCTCGCCGCGGTGACGGAGGTGCTCGGCGTCCCGCCCGAGCGCATCTTCGTGAAGACGCACACGCCCCAGCCCTGGGGCCGCTCGCAGTACGGCCGGGTGGGCCAGGGCGGCAGTCGAATGGTGGTGGAGGAGCAGGGCCTGAAGTTCTGGGTCAACCTCGGCGACTACCTCGACACCGGCCTCTTCATGGACCACCGCAACACCCGCGCGCGGGTGCGCGAGGAGGCGAAGGGGAAGCGCTTCCTCAACCTCTTCGCCTACACCGGGGCCTTCACCGTGTACGCCGCCGCGGGAGGCGCCGCGAGCACGACGACGGTGGACCTGTCCAACACGTACCTCGACTGGGCCGAGGACAACCTGGACCTGAACGGGCTGGCGGACGCGCGGCACGAGCTCATCCGCGCCGACGCCAAGGCGTGGGTGGAGGCGCAGGCCGGAGAGCCGGCGCGCTACGACCTGGTGGTGTGCGACCCGCCGTCCTTCTCCACGTCGAAGAAGATGTCGGGCAGCTTCAACGTGCAGCGAGACCACCCGCGCCTGCTGGCCGCCATCAGCGAGCTGCTCTCGCCCGGCGGCGTCCTCTACTTCTCCACCAACTTCCTCGGCTTCGAGCTGAGCGATTCGGCGGCGCGGGGGATGGAGGTGGAGGAGCTCACCCCCGACTCCATCCCCGAGGACTTCCAGCGGAAGGAAATCCACCGCTGCTGGCGGATGGTGGCCCCCTGA
- a CDS encoding tRNA-uridine aminocarboxypropyltransferase → MAVRNLCLRCRRPDTTCYCAQLPPPLETRTRVVFLQHPRERRVAIGTARMARLALRNAELHEGVDFTGHARLEQLAARPESVAVLFPGEDAITVEEARENPPETIIVVDGTWPQAKKVVSRNPLLASLPRISFVPRRPSNYRIRAEPADHCVSTIEAVVEMLGILEGDPARFDTMLKAFEYMVDTQLERQSQRTSPNRRRIYFGPWRPPFELRTLAERFENLVLFYGEANAHPTGTNIPSELVHAVACRPATGERFEAVIAPEQPLARSTPLHVELSEEVLRAGEPRAQALARFEAFLRPGDELAVWTTFALDLLWEGGVTRRPACNVRLSTARALKGKAGGVEQAMELLRGPDVPEWAPGRAGRRIRALESVVRELVARGNATAPPEKLPRTGSDG, encoded by the coding sequence CTGGCTGTGCGTAACCTGTGCCTTCGCTGCCGCCGTCCCGACACCACCTGCTACTGCGCGCAACTGCCGCCCCCGCTGGAGACGCGGACCCGCGTCGTCTTCCTCCAGCATCCGCGTGAGCGGCGCGTGGCCATCGGCACGGCGCGCATGGCTCGCCTGGCGCTGCGCAACGCCGAGCTGCACGAGGGTGTGGACTTCACCGGCCACGCGCGGCTGGAGCAGCTCGCGGCGAGGCCGGAGTCAGTGGCCGTGCTCTTCCCGGGCGAGGACGCCATCACCGTGGAAGAAGCCCGAGAGAATCCGCCGGAGACCATCATCGTCGTGGACGGCACCTGGCCCCAGGCGAAGAAGGTCGTCTCGCGCAACCCGTTGCTGGCCAGCCTGCCGCGCATCTCCTTCGTGCCTCGCCGTCCCAGCAACTACCGCATCCGCGCCGAGCCGGCGGACCACTGTGTGTCCACCATCGAAGCGGTGGTGGAGATGCTGGGCATCCTGGAGGGTGACCCGGCGCGGTTCGACACCATGCTGAAGGCCTTCGAGTACATGGTGGACACGCAGCTGGAGCGGCAGTCGCAGCGGACGTCTCCGAACCGCCGCCGCATCTACTTCGGCCCGTGGCGTCCGCCGTTCGAGCTGCGCACGCTGGCCGAGCGCTTCGAGAACCTCGTCCTCTTCTATGGCGAGGCCAACGCGCATCCGACCGGAACGAACATTCCTTCCGAGCTGGTGCACGCGGTGGCCTGCCGTCCGGCCACGGGCGAGCGCTTCGAGGCCGTGATTGCCCCCGAGCAGCCCCTGGCGCGCAGCACGCCGCTGCACGTGGAGCTGTCCGAGGAGGTGCTGCGCGCCGGAGAGCCCCGGGCACAGGCGCTGGCGCGCTTCGAGGCGTTCCTCCGCCCTGGTGACGAGCTGGCGGTGTGGACGACCTTCGCGCTGGATTTGCTGTGGGAGGGAGGCGTCACCCGGCGGCCGGCGTGCAACGTGCGCCTGTCCACGGCCCGCGCGCTGAAGGGCAAGGCGGGGGGCGTGGAGCAGGCGATGGAGCTGCTGCGCGGCCCGGACGTGCCCGAGTGGGCTCCGGGGCGCGCGGGCCGCCGCATCCGCGCGCTGGAGTCCGTGGTGCGCGAGCTGGTGGCGCGAGGGAATGCCACGGCGCCGCCGGAGAAGCTGCCTCGGACGGGCTCGGACGGCTGA
- a CDS encoding cystathionine gamma-synthase, producing the protein MRFDTLAIHAGQEPDPTTGAIMTPVYLTSTYVQDGPGEHKGYEYSRTQNPTRKALQDCLAALEGAKHGAAFASGLAATDMLMHMLDAGDHVVVSDDVYGGTFRIFDKVFKRSGLNFSFVDLSKPESFEAAITPKTKMVWVESPTNPMLKLIDLARIAEVAKKRNILSVADNTFMTPYFQRPLDLGFDVVTHSTTKYLNGHSDVVGGFACTSREDVAERMYFLQNAVGGVSGAFDSFLVLRGVKTLHVRMDRHAHNAMKVAQYLLTHPKVKKVTYPGLESHPQHQLARQQMTGFGGMLTFDIHGGLEAARRFLKTVKVFACAESLGGVESLIEHPAIMTHASVPKETREKLGIADGFIRLSVGIEDSQDLIDDLAQALEVVK; encoded by the coding sequence ATGCGCTTCGACACGCTTGCCATTCATGCCGGCCAGGAGCCGGACCCCACGACGGGCGCCATCATGACGCCCGTGTACCTGACCTCCACCTACGTCCAGGACGGGCCCGGGGAGCACAAGGGCTACGAGTACAGCCGGACGCAGAACCCCACGCGCAAGGCGCTCCAGGACTGCCTCGCCGCGCTCGAGGGCGCGAAGCACGGCGCCGCCTTCGCGTCCGGGCTGGCGGCCACGGACATGCTGATGCACATGCTGGACGCCGGGGACCACGTCGTCGTCTCGGACGACGTGTACGGCGGCACCTTCCGCATCTTCGACAAGGTCTTCAAGCGCTCCGGGCTCAACTTCTCCTTCGTGGACCTCTCCAAGCCGGAGAGCTTCGAGGCGGCGATTACGCCGAAGACGAAGATGGTGTGGGTGGAGTCCCCCACCAACCCGATGCTCAAGCTCATCGACCTGGCGCGCATCGCCGAGGTGGCGAAGAAGCGGAACATCCTCTCCGTCGCGGACAACACCTTCATGACGCCGTACTTCCAGCGCCCGCTGGACCTCGGCTTCGACGTGGTGACGCACTCCACCACCAAGTACCTCAACGGCCACAGCGACGTGGTGGGCGGCTTCGCCTGCACCAGCCGCGAGGACGTCGCCGAGCGGATGTACTTCCTCCAGAACGCCGTGGGCGGCGTGTCCGGCGCCTTCGACAGCTTCCTCGTGCTGCGCGGCGTGAAGACGCTGCACGTGCGCATGGACCGCCACGCGCACAACGCGATGAAGGTGGCGCAGTACCTTCTCACGCACCCCAAGGTGAAGAAGGTCACCTACCCGGGCCTGGAGTCGCACCCACAGCACCAGCTCGCGCGCCAGCAGATGACGGGCTTCGGCGGCATGCTGACCTTCGACATCCACGGCGGCCTGGAGGCCGCGCGCCGCTTCCTCAAGACGGTGAAGGTGTTCGCCTGCGCCGAGTCGCTCGGTGGCGTGGAGTCGCTCATCGAGCACCCCGCCATCATGACCCACGCCTCCGTTCCCAAGGAGACGCGTGAGAAGCTCGGCATCGCCGATGGCTTCATCCGCCTGTCCGTGGGCATCGAGGACTCGCAGGACCTCATCGACGACCTCGCGCAGGCGCTCGAAGTCGTGAAGTAG
- a CDS encoding aminopeptidase P family protein, whose product MATSNPSSPATDGTSQPAVGEQQPLVTSEPQAAPAKPASHDTVPPPALLDFMMKRWKPGAKKLPPRLKHSDAFRARRRALSKLFPGETLIVPTGHEKVRANDTHYRFRPGTDFYYLTGNTEPDCVLVLQPKEGGGHTDILFVEPNPGRTDSTFFTDRVKGELWVGPRLGVKESRARFGVDEARGLNELKDYVAGLNGAVSRPTRVLRGFAPKVDTAVPEGGDKDKALAQALSEMRLLKDDQELRELQSSIDSTQRGFEDVIRGLKTAKTERYVEGIFNLRARVEGNDVGYGTIAASGSHACVLHWTRNDGPLVPGDLLLLDAGVEGHTLYTADITRTLPLSGKFSKEQREIYELVLEAQEQAIKAVKPGNDFMEPNRVAMRVLAGGLESLGILEDAEEALKDEHQFYKRYSLHNVSHMLGLDVHDCAQARQEAYKYGKLQPGMVLTVEPGLYFQTDDLTVPRRYRGIGVRIEDDVVVTARGCKVLSGKIPRTAKDVEAWMKSVWKAAKK is encoded by the coding sequence ATGGCCACGTCCAACCCTTCCTCCCCCGCCACCGACGGCACCTCGCAGCCCGCCGTGGGTGAGCAACAGCCCCTCGTCACCTCGGAGCCGCAGGCCGCGCCCGCGAAGCCCGCCAGCCACGACACGGTGCCGCCCCCGGCCCTGCTCGACTTCATGATGAAGCGGTGGAAGCCGGGTGCGAAGAAGCTGCCGCCCAGGCTCAAGCACTCCGACGCCTTCCGCGCCCGTCGCCGCGCCCTCTCCAAGCTGTTCCCCGGAGAGACGCTCATCGTCCCCACCGGCCACGAGAAGGTGCGCGCCAACGACACCCACTACCGCTTCCGGCCGGGCACCGACTTCTACTACCTCACCGGCAACACCGAGCCGGACTGCGTCCTCGTCCTTCAGCCCAAGGAGGGCGGAGGCCACACGGACATCCTCTTCGTGGAGCCCAACCCGGGCCGCACGGACTCCACCTTCTTCACCGACCGCGTGAAGGGCGAGCTGTGGGTAGGCCCGCGCCTGGGCGTGAAGGAGAGCCGGGCCCGCTTCGGCGTGGACGAGGCGCGCGGCCTCAATGAGCTGAAGGACTACGTCGCCGGCCTGAATGGCGCGGTGAGCCGCCCCACGCGCGTGCTGCGCGGCTTCGCCCCCAAGGTGGACACCGCGGTGCCGGAGGGCGGAGACAAGGACAAGGCCCTGGCCCAGGCGCTCTCCGAGATGCGCCTCCTCAAGGACGACCAGGAGCTGCGCGAGCTGCAGTCCTCCATCGACTCCACCCAGCGCGGCTTCGAGGACGTCATCCGCGGCCTGAAGACGGCGAAGACGGAGCGCTACGTGGAGGGCATCTTCAACCTCCGCGCCCGCGTGGAGGGCAACGACGTGGGCTACGGCACCATCGCCGCCAGCGGCTCGCACGCCTGCGTGCTGCACTGGACGCGCAATGACGGCCCGCTGGTGCCCGGTGACCTGCTCCTGCTGGATGCGGGCGTGGAGGGCCACACCCTCTACACCGCCGACATCACCCGCACCCTCCCGCTCTCCGGGAAGTTCTCCAAGGAGCAGCGCGAAATCTACGAGCTGGTGCTGGAGGCCCAGGAGCAGGCCATCAAGGCCGTGAAGCCGGGCAACGACTTCATGGAGCCCAACCGCGTGGCCATGCGCGTGCTGGCCGGGGGCCTGGAGTCCCTCGGCATCCTCGAGGACGCCGAGGAGGCGCTCAAGGACGAGCACCAGTTCTACAAGCGCTACTCACTGCACAACGTCAGCCACATGCTGGGCCTGGACGTGCACGACTGCGCCCAGGCGCGGCAGGAGGCGTACAAGTACGGCAAGCTCCAGCCCGGCATGGTGCTGACGGTGGAGCCCGGCCTGTACTTCCAGACGGACGACCTCACCGTGCCACGGCGCTACCGCGGCATCGGCGTGCGAATCGAAGACGACGTCGTCGTCACCGCGCGCGGCTGCAAGGTCCTCTCCGGCAAGATTCCGCGCACCGCGAAGGACGTGGAGGCGTGGATGAAGTCCGTGTGGAAGGCCGCGAAGAAGTAG
- a CDS encoding 16S rRNA (uracil(1498)-N(3))-methyltransferase yields MNLLLLFDEDFLPDGTARLTGRRAQHAREVLRAEPGESLRVGRLGGLTGTGEVLENSVGVLHLRVSLTEPPPPRAGVDLLLAIPRPKALKKVLPAVASLGVDRVVLVNAARVEKSYFDSKVLDAAFVRELLLQGLEQARDTHLPEVHVRERFRPFVEDELDTLFGPTAVRLLPHPPAKQPLRAAGADTAERVVLAIGPDGGWVPFEAQLLEAQGFRPFSLGPRILRVETAVPVLLGQVALLREDTAFKAEPSRA; encoded by the coding sequence GTGAATCTGCTCCTGCTCTTCGATGAGGACTTCCTCCCGGACGGCACCGCCCGCCTCACCGGGCGCCGGGCCCAGCACGCGCGCGAGGTGCTGCGCGCGGAGCCCGGCGAGTCCCTGCGCGTGGGCCGGCTGGGGGGCCTCACCGGCACCGGAGAGGTGCTGGAGAACAGCGTCGGTGTGCTGCACCTGCGCGTCTCCCTCACCGAGCCTCCGCCCCCACGCGCGGGCGTGGACCTGCTGCTCGCCATCCCTCGTCCCAAGGCGCTCAAGAAGGTGCTGCCCGCGGTGGCCTCGCTCGGCGTGGACCGGGTGGTGCTGGTCAACGCGGCCCGGGTGGAGAAGAGCTACTTCGACTCCAAGGTGCTGGACGCCGCCTTCGTCCGGGAGTTGCTCCTCCAGGGCCTGGAGCAGGCCCGGGACACGCACCTCCCCGAAGTCCACGTGCGCGAGCGCTTCCGCCCCTTCGTCGAGGACGAGCTGGACACCCTCTTCGGCCCCACGGCCGTCCGGCTGCTCCCCCACCCGCCCGCGAAGCAGCCCCTGCGCGCGGCCGGCGCGGACACCGCCGAGCGGGTGGTGCTGGCCATCGGCCCCGACGGCGGCTGGGTGCCCTTCGAGGCCCAGCTCCTCGAAGCCCAGGGCTTCCGCCCCTTCTCCCTGGGCCCCCGAATCCTCCGCGTGGAGACGGCGGTCCCCGTCCTCCTGGGGCAGGTCGCCCTTCTGAGAGAGGACACTGCATTCAAAGCAGAGCCATCTCGGGCTTGA